cTAGCTTGATggtgtttatatattttttttcgatgTGTTTGATCAGTTAGTGAATTTAATAGATTTGTTATGTGTGTATGTAATTATAGGTTGTTttgttaagttatttttttttgttatttaaatatttaattatgattttgTATTATTGATGCTAAAATGCTAGCATTATCGTTCTAAATGTTGAATATCTTAATTTAattgaaatattaattttatatttcataaAGATTATAGATTGTAATATAATTTGCACTTCTTGATGAGGACAACATCAATTATAAGAAATTGTTTGGTCACTTGAATTATGGTCCCCCTAAATAATCAGTGTACGTCCGCCCATGCAGGAAACGTCACTGGACATTGGCATGGACGAGGCGGCTTCTGGAACAGGATATTTAGATGATGGTGGTGACCTGGGCAATGATGTACATGACACCGGTTTAGTACGACCAGAGGTGATGGAGATGTTGTTTAACTCTCTCGACGAGGCTTAACGACGTCCCTGACACCAACGATGCACTTCACGAACGTATATTCGACCTTGACCAGCTCCGACATCATCGTGACAACGGTGCCAGTTCTAGTAACCCATGATGGACGGTCTAGGCACCAGACCTGCAACCAAAGACCGCCCCTCGTGACGTTTCCAAGTGCCGATCCAGTAAACTTATCATTGAAATTGGCTTTGTTCTTCTTGTGTTTTCTTGACTATAATTTCTAAGAGGTGAAGATGGAACTTTCCCTGATTTTGCTTGTCATGATCCGTTATATTCCGGTTTTACCTAATTTAATGTAACGTTGCAGAGTctaatattttgtttataaataTTAGTATAGAATTTGTCTAATATAAATCTTTTCAAATAACAAGACACGAACAAATGTTGTGGATTTTTTGCATATACAAAATTCGCAACATAATTCGCGAGTGACACAATGCCGCAAAAATTGCATATAATTTTTTCAACAAGTTTCGCAAGTAATAAATGCCCAATGAAAAGTGAAACTAAACTTTTTATAAATCTGGCAAGTAGTTCCACTATAGCAAAAACTACTTGTAGATACCAACATATGTTGGCTTCATGTTTAACATTTGCAACTATATTTACTTGTATATGATCCTTAACTACAATCTGAAATAAAAACTGCAACAACATTCACAACTAAGAGGTTAAAGCAAAAACTGGATAAATATATTCATTGAAACGAAAATGTCATGTACATTAACCAACTCAGACAAaatgaaaagtgaaaaggaCTAATTTACAGTTTACATAGCCAATCAAGTATTCTTCATAAACTATCTTATCAAACCTCTAAATATTACTAATCATGACTCTTCAAGGCACATTTTATtaatcattttcattttcataacTTTGATCTTAAGAATTAAGATGTATATCCAAGACTATAAACTCAGCAAGCGCTGCCTCCTATGTTCCATCATTTGGATGCTTACAATCGTACCCTGCAAATGTAAAGACAACATACGATTGTTCAGCCAAACTCAATGCAGATATTTCAAGCTTTACATTTCTAGATTTGCTTTTTCATCAGTAATTAATAGCTTACTCATTTCAACCAAAAATGCGTAGTAAGAATACatcagaattaaaaaaaaattattgaattcaACCAAACCACAGATTTTTAAGGCCACAACAATTTCAATTAATCTAAGAAAATGTAAATTATGcgaaaataaaggaaattcaATGGATAATAGAATAACGTatagaatataaataaaaagaattgaaaaacgAATATAATCTCTTGCCCCAAAAAAATCATGCTCAAGAAACAACTATAAGCTATAGTGGAAAGACATAAtaacatcaaaatttaaaacttgcATCAAAGGTAAATAAATTAACTCTTGGGCATAATGAAAGCATAAGCACATGATCACAATAACCTTAATCTTACTATATGTTCCATCTTGTCCATGAAACCATTGCCCAGAGAAGACAAAATCCTGCTTTGCATGCTTCCTGAGCAATCATGAATGtagattaaaataatttgattataacttgCTTTCTGTTcattgattgaaaaatattagtaaGGCAAAAAACTCACCTTCAGCTCCACAATGATTGTTCTTTATCCAATATTCTAACAAACCCACTAAATCAATGTAAAAGATACACAAATCACTAAATtagtgtttaaaaaaaatacaaatcctCAATCTAAAATCACATTATTATCAGAAAACTGCTTTCTACGCAAAACAAATCAAATCTTAATCTCCCAAAATTGTTAAATTAACAGATGCACCTTGAAGGAGGTAGAGATGGGAGGAGGAGTATGACGATGGAGAGACATGGATGCACGACGATCCCATGACGGAGTGAGGCACGACTAGCCCTCGACGGAGAGAAGCCAAGGGAGCCGACAGGAGAGGGTGGGCAGAGAGAGATTCGTAGGCAGTGGGGGTGTGCTGGTGAGAAAGGGGCAGTATGGAGGCTGAGGGTAATAGAGCTggagggagggagagagagagattctTAGTGAACGaacaaaatatttgtaaaaaaataccCAAAAACAACTCAGCTCGGCTCAACATTTGGCATTTAAATCAGATTCACTTAAAGAGAATGGCTAGTTTGGCACCAAGTTGGACACACACGACATGCTCAATGTTCATACACTGCAGAAGGAATGAACTGGTTGCATGCCTTTCATGCACTTGTTGGCTTCATGTCCACAATAAAACTCTTTCTTCAATCTAAAccctttatatattttaaattaaatctgattggttttaaaagaaTGGAATATGATATTTCACTAAAGTAAATGACATACCAGAACCGCttcctaaattttaatagttttgAGTCTCTAATAACTAATAACTATTATTGTTTGTCAATTTGGTTCTCCCATCAACTTGACTTGTCAAATCCTAATGACAATGTCTCACATGGCCTGTTAACCAATTGAGTTAGACGGACATGTAAGATCGATCGAGAATAAATTGATCCATACTTTACAAAACGtaaaaacataatattttttaagaattaatctaactaataatataatttgatgCGACTAACATTCTGGTTATATTCATTTTCTATGATATTATGTCTTGTTCTATGTGATTGCTGAGTGTCATTAGGATTTGATGTATCGAGTAGACAGAATGACCAATTTGATGGATGTAAATAGTTATTGGAAATTCACAAAACtattaaaatttgttgatgACTAATACGTCAAGGAATTTCTCGGAAACTAATTTAGATAAATACAGTTTGTCTTTTTTTCACTAATTAAAATTAGGTAAAATCTTATATACAGTTATCTTTATatgaaattaatagttaaaaattgttaaataatttaatatatttgattaaattattatctaatgaTGATCTGTGGAAAGAGGAGGACATGGAGCTTGGAATTGTTATTTTCGCTTTGACCAGCAATTCCAACAAAACAATGGTACCAATGCATCACCTTCCCTACTCCAATTCCATGCCTTCACCACCCTCTCCATCTTTTCATCAACCGCGAGCTTACTACACAGTGCCTACTTCTACAAATAATACTGCATGGTTTCCTGATTCTGGTGCTAGCCACCATGTTACAGCTGATCCATCAAATTTGCTATCCTCCAAACAAGCATTGACAGGCTCTATGGAGGTAATCGTACAGGTATCAAAATTCGTAACTCTAGCTCATCTTACCTAGTTGAAAAATCGAATAATGTTAGTTATAAATTGCTCAATTTATTATATGTCTCTCAAATCACTCAAAATCTGCTCAGTGTGTCTAAGTTTGCTGCTGACAACAATGTACCCCATACTGTGCTTGTACGTGATCAGGTTTTCAAGAATCTGCTTCTCAAGGGCCAAACTAAAGGGCGCATATATGTGTTTGACAATCTGCTTGTTCCTAAAAATCTTTCTTTGAATAAAGAATCTCTCAGTAGTAAATATCAAAGAGTCTGTAATAACATAGCTATACCTAGTATGCCTTTCAATTCAAATTCATCTTCTTGTAACTCTATACTTTCTTCTAGTTCCAGTAATGAAAGTCCATTTTTCTGAATTCCACTCGCAATATATCCACTAATGATCGTAGTTTTACCTTTGGTaacaatcaaaataataaaaaaaaataacaatgctTGCTAGCTCAAATAAATATGACATATATGAACTATGGCACAAACATTTAGGCCACACTGACATAGCCACTGTTATTAAGATTCTTAAGCAATGTGGCTTGACTCTAACACCTAAATATGTGCCAAATAGAGTGCGTGAGACTTGTACCAAATCAAAAATGCACTCTATTCCCTTTTACTCCATTGACACACAATATACTACTCCCTTAGAATTGTTTTTGCAGATATTTAGGGACCTTCTACCATCACTTCTCGAAATGGATATAGGTTCTATGTTTGCTTTGTTGATGCTTATACCAAATATTCTTACTTGTTCCTTCTAACAAACAAATCTCAAGCTCTAACAGCCTTTGAAGTGTATAAAAATTTGATGGAGACACAAACAAGCTGCAAAATCAAATCTATACAAACTGGCCATGGTatggaattcaaatttataGCTTTTACTTCATTTTTACAGAAACATGGAATAAGGCAAAGGTTTTCTTATCCTTATACTCATCATTAACAAGTAATGTTGAGAGAAAACATAGAAGTATCACTGAAATAGGTCTATCCTTATTATTTACTACTACTTTACCCATGATATTTTGGGAGGATTCATTTTCAACTGTTGTTTATCTATTAAATAGGTTACCTACTAGCATTCTTAACTATATGTCACCCTTTGAAAAGCTGTACAATAAAAAACCAGACTAtactctattaaaaatatttggttgTGTTTGTTTTCCTTTCCTAAGACCATATAATAAACATAAGTTGCCGCTTAGATCTGAGAAATGCATTTTCCTAGGCTATGATAGCAGTCATCATGGTTTTAAATGCATGACTAAATCTggtagaatatatctatcaagAAATGTGCAATTTGATGAACACAATTTTCCTATGCTGAATTATTTGATCATACTAATATTCTTCCATCTGCTACTAACCAAGACACTGTGACTACTAATCcctctttttctcttatgtCCATAAGCTCTATTCCTAATGCCAGTAATATTCAGACTGTATCATTAATTCCCAGCcctgaacaacaacaacacacTACAAATGACAGTGTAAGTACAACACAACATTCTCATAGTACTTTCCCATCTTCCAGGCCTCTACACAACACTAAATTGAAGGGATCGTATGAACAAATTTTTTCCCCTGTAATCAGACCTCCCCCCCACCCCCTCTTTAAGAATTGTGCTAAGCATTAGTTCTTGTATTAACACAATTATCCAAAAATACATGtaattattgatattgattATTAGATATGACTCAGAGAAAAGGGAGTGCCATTTTATGAAAGGACTATGCTATAGAAGAGTCAAAATGAGTGTGTTTTTTAAGCTCCAAGGAACAAACTATGCACACAGggtatgaataaataaaatgtagTGGATCTGGAtgagaattaaaactgaaaactAATCAAAGTTCAACTCGATAGCATTTAGCTAGTTTAATCTTCTTGCTCATAATGTAAACTGCCAATTTCCTTGTCCACAATTTATGCTTGTTTATCCTGTGTCATAAACTCTTTTGACTTGTTCTTCACACAAggatttgatgatttgaaagTTGCATTGATATATATCCCTTTACTCAAGTTGAGCTATGTACAAATGACAGATCAGTTTTAATAACAAGAAGCACTTTGGAAGAGCTAAAGAGGCAACAATAACTTACCAATGCTGTTCCCTAACCATACTTCTCTGTGCGGGATTAATAGTTCAGATGCGTGCCAGCTGAACGGTGGAGGATCCTTCTTGCCACGACCGTGGTCAGGATGGTCTCGCGGTGTTCTGACAGacccaaaaatttttcttttatatctttTCGCCAAAGCAGAAACAGTGTCGTTCAACAATTCCGCCATCCATTGACAATAAAGTGTAGAGCCaggtaaaaaattaaaaataaaagcagATTTCGTTACATACTGCCATGGAAACTTTGCGCAATGAAAAGTGAAAAcgaaagaaaggaggagaaagGGAAGACgggagtaaaaaaaaatttggaccATTTCTCGATTTGTGCGTGTCATCCTTGCGCAGGGGCCATGCTAATCTTCTCTGTATCGTTCCAATTTTATCGGATGTCCCCGAAGGGACGAGCCTTTACATTCGCCTCTGATATATAAGTTATTGGTTTTTTCAAAACCCGGGCGATGTCAGACTTGTTTGCCATTGAGAGCAGCTGAAGAATATCAACAAGTTCTCAACCTCGCTTTATGGAAAATGAAGGAGGGGATACAACTAGTTGTGTGGTTTCTGTGTTCATTTCGGTGGTTCTGCCTTGTTGGTGGTTGCATGCATAGCCATTTCAGGTTAGCCTTGGGGAGTTTAAGAGATGGTTTGCAATGTTCTTAAACACGGTTGGTCAtgaaatattttcattattaattGCTTGTTTGAGGTTgtctataaaatatataaagctATTTGATCCAAAGTTTTAGAATGttcatagaaaaataaaaaatgattaatgATATTggccattttttttaaaatgctaTAGAAGCAATTTATTTATGGCGCTTATATTCCATATGCAGTTAGCCTAAATGAATAACccaaatttattagaaaaaaaatgatatccAACACAAAATATAATGGCCGTGAGTGATTGGAATATGTGCTTTATTTTTGCATTACCTGAATCTGGATGAAAAGGCACTGCGCATGACGCACTATATTCGACGATGCTATTACAACTCCTACTATAAATATCCTCCTCCAGGTTAGTTTCTATAATATTCTTACAAATGAGCTATATTTACTTGATTATCATATGATATgtaactaattttattatttattaggtaAATATTATTTGGTAGATGACAGTTATCCAATACCGAAAGAGTATATTGGTCCATATAAATGTGAACATTATCATCTTACAATTAATTTACAAATCATAATGAAATGTTCAATTATTATTACTCAAGCTTAAGAGGTACAATAGAGAGAACTTATACATGTCCAAGTTCAAAATTGAAACTCAAGTTTAAATGGTATGTACAATCATGACTATTTATAACTTTATTAGAAGCCATTCTGGAACACATATTAAATTCACTCAATATGATTATACAAACATTCTTGATGCAGAAGATGATAGTCATGTTAGTGAAAGTTCTGATCAAACTTTAACTTTTAGCTCTTCTACAAAAATAAACCGAATTCGAAACTcgattaaaaatcaaattattaattacatGCAACAGAAATAATAGTGTTATTATGTATTAATTTTGTATAGCAtattatattatcttttatgtattttatttatattttatctattttttatataaaatatcaatttttatgttattttttatttaataagtaatattaatttttactataaaattggttaattaaattcattcaaatatctaaaacaaaataataggataatataaaatattatttaaattcatgttatacaaacttattttttatcaaaatcaagtttGAAAAATCAATTTGATGCAAACATTAATTCAAACACACATTATGACattatatcatttaaaaaaaatccaacatAAAACCCAAGTGGGATAGGACGATAGGTTCATTTTTGCTTTTGATTCGTACCAATGACTACTCTTAGTTTATAAACCATAATTTCATAAACAAGTGGAATCAAATAGAAGAAATATATTTACATGAACCATAACACTTTAACgagaaacaaaaaaacaaaagttgGTGCAATAATTGGGGATAAACAAGCTAATTCAGAAATTCATCTCGGCATCCATGTAATTAAACAATTATCTAATGCCATGCAATGCAAGAGTCCACAACCTTCGTTGAACTTTGAACCCATTTTTGCTACCAATATTAACTAGAACCATTAAAAACCAAAttggagaaggttcttcatagGCTCATAGCATTCCAACCAACAGGGACTTCAAAAACTTGCATGTGTCAACCATTTCTCATCATATTTCACCACCTTTGCTTCCAATTGGTGCTTCCAACAGTGGAATCAAACCCCATTTCAAAATCTTATAGGTATTCATTCTACTTTCACAAGATACTACTAAAATAAGCCTAAAAAGGATTATCCAACATCATGTACAAGCCAAAGATATCAAAGATTTCCCTCCCAATATCAGCaaacaaaggaaagaaaatcCGCAACCTACCGTTACGTCGTTCGAGTTAAAAATATTACATCATTGAGTCATGGTTAACTAGAATACAATTTGAAGAactgaggaggaggaggaggaggaggaggaggagggggaGGAGGAGGGAGACAAGCATTACCCGAGAAAACCAAACACCTTTCAGCGACGCATTTTTGCAGGGTTGTGAAAGGGCATAAATCTTTCCATACATCTTTAAAATGGATGATGAGAAGCAGCAATAATGTATAGCAGCAGTGCCTTCCATCTCAATGTCGTATTTTAACCGACTTAGGGGGTTAAGCGTCATcatcaaaagagaaagaaaCTGCTGAATACTTCAAGATGATATGGGTTCATAGGGGTATGATAACCAAGGGTGCTTCAAGGCCTCAGCCGCAGAGGGCCGCTTCTTTGGGTTAACCTCGAGCAAATGAGCAACAAAGTCAATGAAACCTTGATCTCCCATCGGCAATCTATGCCTCAATGACGTCTTTTTCGGGATCAGGTATTCTAACTTGTTGGATTCCTgtgtaaaaaatatatctttaccGTCAAACTCTTTGAAGAAAGTAAAGGGCATAGGTAATGGCAACACTTTTACATTTTTAACATGGCAAAAACTTTATAAACATTTTTCTGGAATGATGACCAGTCTGTTTCATACactgaaaattagaaatataatttgtACCTGATTCCGTTCATAAAGCATATGATTTTTGGTGAAGTACTTGTATGTATCTCGTCCCTTTGCAAGCATACTTTGATCAATTGGACCAATGATCCCAATCACCCGGGCGAGTAATGTTGCAGGGGAATCATTTTGGAAAAGAACCTACAACAAATTTAGTGGAGTGTCACATGGCAAAGACGAAGAAGGATACAAGATAGAGGATAACAGTTCCTCTAAACAAGAGCAAAAACAACCAAAAGAGTTATCTAAAAAAACATGGGTAAGAGAGAATTAAGCATCGGGAAAATAGGCGTATTATGCACTATGCAGTTATTATGATTCCATTTTTGGGATGTATAGTTATTTTTCACTTCCACATCTAAAACATGCTTCGAGTTTATTATTTGATGTTACTACAAAACAATCCCAAACTTACTTGAGAAAGATTTCCAACATCTAAAAGAACATCATCAGGGAGAAATAGATGTAGAAGAAAACATTTCACATGAGTAATTCCCGTGTGAACCAGAAATGAATATTAGGTACAAACTAAATGGTTGGAAggatatatcaaatttaatgcGATTTGAGAATACATATTTACCATCTAATCATATATTAAACTTACATTGCCAGTGCAAAGTTCTGCCAAGATGCATCCAAGTGACCAAATATCAATCTTCTTGTCATATGAAAGTCCCAAAATGACCTCAGGTGCACGATAGGACCTGGACTGAACATAGGAGCAAAGGTGATCCGTCTCAAAACAACTACTTCCAAGATCAATGACCTTCACCTCACATCTGCTATAGCTTTTAACCAAAATGTTCTCCGGCTTTAGGTCGCAATGTATTAGTCCAAGGCTGTGCAAAAACTGAAGTGCTTCCAAACACTGAATGGTAATTGACTGCTCACACAAATTGAAGAGTTTATAATGACAGTAGTAGGATAACAGTTAAGGAAAACTTAAGATCAAACACGTAAACAAACATACCTGTAATCTAGGCATTGTGAAGTAGACTTCACCGCCTGATTCTCTGTTGAATTTATGAAACTCGTACAAATTGGCTTTAAGTAGCTCGCATACTATTAACAAATGTTCCTGCATAACAAAAGGGGAAAGGAATGAAATGTGAAAAGTCAGTCATAGAACCACTAATCAAAAGATCTTTAGTGAACTCTTGTTAGGAAGTTTAATTCATTAGACATAATAACATAATTCAActctaattaaaaattgaaatcagTGCTGACAATTTATACGATGTCCTGTAATGCTATGGAAACTGCCAAAGCTcaaattgttattaattaacataagtTTTTGGAATATAATGGAAATGTGTAGCCCAGATTCGGTAACCATTTAACATAATGTATGGTGTAGATACTTAACAGCAGAAGGGAATAACAATtcagtaaattaaataaatagacTTATATATGCAAGCATgaccaaataaaaaattgattgaaGATCAACAGCACATCCAAGATCACTTACTCTATAATAGAAATAATCATATAATCGCAGAAGGTGATACTTGTCAGCAGGATCATGCTTATTGACATACTTCAGAAGCTTGATTTCATCAAGGCTTTGGTCAAAGAAGTCCTTgttgttttttataattttaacacaAACATCCATGCCCGTGTGCAGGTCATGAGCTTGTATAGCTTTGCTAAATGCAGCAGATCCCAGATACTCAGTGACATGATAACGGCCAGCTATTACCGAATTCAAAACAACATGGAAATGCTTGTCTTCCTCAAAGCCAGTTCTGATAGCAACAAACATAGGTTCAGATAGACTATCTTGGCCAAAGGAGGAAGGATATGAACAACAAAAAGAACTGTTTAGCTGACATTCAAAGGGATCAGCATGCATTGTTACATAGCTAAAGCTTTTATGTCCTATTTACACCTTTTGAATCTATGCAATCATGGCTAATGTACTATCTTTTATGTCCCATCTTTTtccatcaaaagaaaaaattaaatactaagtatctaccaaaaaaaaaactaatggaTCAATTCACTAATGTACCAAACTTTTCAATAGTTTCCAACATCTAGTAAAATATTTCTTTCCTCAAATACTTTGCAAACTTTTAAAAagggaaataaaataaaattatatatatatatagcagcAAATGTATGTAGTGAACATGCCTGTTTTTCCTGTGCACAATCTTCAGATTGAAGGTTTCAAACTCCTCCTCCTGGGCTTTTATTTGCCTTACCTGCTCTTGCACAGCAGCAGCCTCTTCATCATCTAGTGAGGCGCCTAGTTCGTCTTCCCTTTCAGTGCCACCTTTTTCATCCTCTTCTAGCTTGGCATGATCTGTTTCAGTATACCCATAATTTGATAATGTGGTCGGGGAAGAGTTTGTTGACCTCACCATATTAGCATTATTATCATCCCTAGAACTTTTAACGGGAGAAGAATCGCTGCTCTTTCGCCTCCAAGAAGAAAGCATGTCATCGGTTCCCACATATGCATTAAGACGATCATCTCTTTCGTCCACATTACAACTACTTGACCATAGAGCCTTACTGGGACCAGCTTGAATAATCTGGCCATCATTTAAAGTTTGGGGGAATGAGAAGTTCACATCATTATTCGTTTTCATCTGTAAGCGTGCATCTTTATCACCCCCAATGATGTATTTATTCAACTCACTCTTGTCactttttttcttgctttttatcGATTTGTTCGAAATGTTATCCAAATCATGACTGTGTTTGGAGCCACCAATCCCGACATCTCGATCACGGAAATATTCTAAATCCCCTTCGCTACTACCCCCAATCAAACTTCCATGCACTTCACTGCCAAAGTCAGCAGCATCACTGTTAATCCCCACTCCAATTGACCTAACCGAACCATGCTGATCATCTTCCATACAGATATCTTCAAGTCGTGATCTTCCACTATCATTTAGAAGCTTCCCATTTCCTAACATGGTGCGATCATTTGTCTGGGAGACAAACCCCTGCCATACAGGTTCCACTCGCATCAGATTCAATTCTTCATCGTCAATCAATTGTCCATTGTATTGACCAATTGTGTCAATATCATTTGTTCCTCCATACATTTCAGTAACCGTAAGACCAATGGGATCATCCGAAACAGTGNNNNNNNNNNNNNAAGAATCCTCCTCAGCAAAAGACTGATCATCATCGTCATCTTTGGCCGGACCTCTTTCTTGAGGATCTGGAACACTTCCATGTGTGGTCCCCTTTTCATTGTCACTAGGGTAATCAACTTCATGTGCCAAAAACCAGGCCTCATCCTCAATGGGTTGTCTCATGTAcccaacatcatcatcatcgtcatatTCATCAGAGTCCCAATATTCATTTGGATAGTCAATAGATTCACTCAACCCATCGCCAATTGTTGCAAAACCAGATACAAGATCAGACGTATCCTCTACAATCC
The Arachis duranensis cultivar V14167 chromosome 5, aradu.V14167.gnm2.J7QH, whole genome shotgun sequence genome window above contains:
- the LOC110281819 gene encoding uncharacterized protein LOC110281819 isoform X1; protein product: MTRTNREMVQIFFYSRLPFLLLSFVFTFHCAKFPWQYVTKSAFIFNFLPGSTLYCQWMAELLNDTVSALAKRYKRKIFGSVRTPRDHPDHGRGKKDPPPFSWHASELLIPHREVWLGNSIALLPSASILPLSHQHTPTAYESLSAHPLLSAPLASLRRGLVVPHSVMGSSCIHVSPSSYSSSHLYLLQVGLLEYWIKNNHCGAEGSMQSRILSSLGNGFMDKMEHIGTIVSIQMMEHRRQRLLSL
- the LOC110281819 gene encoding uncharacterized protein LOC110281819 isoform X3; this translates as MTRTNREMVQIFFYSRLPFLLLSFVFTFHCAKFPWQYVTKSAFIFNFLPGSTLYCQWMAELLNDTVSALAKRYKRKIFGSVRTPRDHPDHGRGKKDPPPFSWHASELLIPHREVWLGNSIVGLLEYWIKNNHCGAEGSMQSRILSSLGNGFMDKMEHIGTIVSIQMMEHRRQRLLSL
- the LOC110281819 gene encoding uncharacterized protein LOC110281819 isoform X2, translating into MTRTNREMVQIFFYSRLPFLLLSFVFTFHCAKFPWQYVTKSAFIFNFLPGSTLYCQWMAELLNDTVSALAKRYKRKIFGSVRTPRDHPDHGRGKKDPPPFSWHASELLIPHREVWLGNSIALLPSASILPLSHQHTPTAYESLSAHPLLSAPLASLRRGLVVPHSVMGSSCIHVSPSSYSSSHLYLLQVGLLEYWIKNNHCGAEGSMQSRILSSLGNGFMDKMEHIVRLRVRL
- the LOC107490575 gene encoding uncharacterized protein LOC107490575 (The sequence of the model RefSeq protein was modified relative to this genomic sequence to represent the inferred CDS: added 383 bases not found in genome assembly), yielding MRRPSGGSWLSVSQGIVEDTSDLVSGFATIGDGLSESIDYPNEYWDSDEYDDDDDVGYMRQPIEDEAWFLAHEVDYPSDNEKGTTHGSVPDPQERGPAKDDDDDQSFAEEDSYFSGEQYLHAKNAEPVTVSDDPIGLTVTEMYGGTNDIDTIGQYNGQLIDDEELNLMRVEPVWQGFVSQTNDRTMLGNGKLLNDSGRSRLEDICMEDDQHGSVRSIGVGINSDAADFGSEVHGSLIGGSSEGDLEYFRDRDVGIGGSKHSHDLDNISNKSIKSKKKSDKSELNKYIIGGDKDARLQMKTNNDVNFSFPQTLNDGQIIQAGPSKALWSSSCNVDERDDRLNAYVGTDDMLSSWRRKSSDSSPVKSSRDDNNANMVRSTNSSPTTLSNYGYTETDHAKLEEDEKGGTEREDELGASLDDEEAAAVQEQVRQIKAQEEEFETFNLKIVHRKNRTGFEEDKHFHVVLNSVIAGRYHVTEYLGSAAFSKAIQAHDLHTGMDVCVKIIKNNKDFFDQSLDEIKLLKYVNKHDPADKYHLLRLYDYFYYREHLLIVCELLKANLYEFHKFNRESGGEVYFTMPRLQSITIQCLEALQFLHSLGLIHCDLKPENILVKSYSRCEVKVIDLGSSCFETDHLCSYVQSRSYRAPEVILGLSYDKKIDIWSLGCILAELCTGNVLFQNDSPATLLARVIGIIGPIDQSMLAKGRDTYKYFTKNHMLYERNQESNKLEYLIPKKTSLRHRLPMGDQGFIDFVAHLLEVNPKKRPSAAEALKHPWLSYPYEPISS